The following coding sequences are from one Corallococcus caeni window:
- a CDS encoding LysR family transcriptional regulator — protein MKLASVDLNLLVALEALLREGSVTKAGLSMGLSTPAMSHALARLRTQLDDPLLVRAGRGMVLTPRAVALRPRLQALLSEVGTVLSPARTFEPARLERTFRIHATDHVLTVLGTALDRLVRREAPAVTLQFLPNSPDDGAMLREGSIDLAVGVYVDLPPELRTRKLFTDRFVCVVRRDHPTVRRTLTLEQYLALEHLQVAPRGRPGGYVDTVLAVRNQRRRVARAVPYFLAGLQLVEGSDYVLTISERVAKAVAPRLKLKLLPPPLPLEPYTLTLLWHPREDAEPAHRWLRDVFVRAARAAAP, from the coding sequence ATGAAACTGGCGTCGGTGGACCTGAACCTGCTGGTGGCCCTGGAGGCGCTCCTGCGCGAGGGCAGCGTGACGAAGGCGGGGCTCAGCATGGGGCTGAGCACCCCGGCCATGAGCCACGCCCTGGCGCGGCTGCGCACGCAGCTGGACGACCCGCTGCTGGTGCGCGCGGGCCGGGGCATGGTGCTGACGCCGCGCGCGGTGGCGCTGCGGCCCCGGTTGCAGGCGCTGCTGTCGGAGGTGGGCACGGTGCTGTCGCCCGCGCGCACGTTCGAGCCCGCGCGGCTGGAGCGCACCTTCCGCATCCACGCCACGGACCACGTGCTGACGGTGCTGGGCACGGCGCTGGACCGGCTGGTGCGGCGCGAGGCTCCCGCGGTGACGCTCCAGTTCCTGCCCAACTCGCCGGACGACGGCGCGATGTTGCGCGAGGGAAGCATCGACCTGGCGGTGGGCGTCTACGTGGACCTGCCGCCGGAGCTGCGCACGCGCAAGCTGTTCACCGACCGCTTCGTGTGCGTGGTGCGAAGGGACCACCCCACGGTGAGGCGCACGCTGACGCTGGAGCAGTACCTCGCGCTGGAGCACCTGCAGGTGGCCCCGCGCGGCAGGCCCGGCGGCTACGTGGACACGGTGCTGGCGGTGCGCAACCAGCGCCGGCGCGTCGCGCGCGCGGTGCCGTACTTCCTGGCGGGGCTGCAACTGGTGGAGGGGTCCGACTACGTCCTCACCATCTCCGAACGGGTGGCGAAGGCGGTGGCGCCCCGGCTGAAGCTCAAGCTGCTGCCGCCGCCCCTGCCCCTGGAGCCCTACACCCTCACGCTGCTGTGGCACCCGCGCGAGGACGCCGAACCCGCGCACCGCTGGCTGCGCGACGTGTTCGTCCGGGCCGCGCGCGCCGCCGCGCCGTGA
- a CDS encoding IgA Peptidase M64, giving the protein MRASLLLLLFTASTALAAPRTFRVDYFHTGNATEERFSLERLVVEPLPWPGHPARAIDETNLGKYLFEVRDRETNRLLYSRGFASIFGEWELTDEAKGAHRTFSESLRFPSPDRPVQVILKKRDAQNAFREIWSVVVDPKDPFVDPSSPPAPGPLLKLLENGPSQDKVDFLILGDGYTEAERPKFEKDARKLVDILFSYSPFKERKADFNVWGLMPKAAESGISRPSTGVHRRPPLGSTYDAFGAERYILTFDNAALRDTAAFAPYEFVEILSNGNTYGGGGIFNLFSTVASDSFWAPYVFVHEFGHHFAGLADEYYTSAPIYGAAPAERVEPWEKNVTALHDPAQLKWKDLVAPGTPLPTPWNQATYDAHALQVQQRRQKIRAERKPEAEMDALFLAQRDWEEKFLGTQKVSGKVGAFEGAHYEAKGYFRPQTDCMMFTRDRVPFCAVCQRGISEVIDLYAGPASTQTRKSP; this is encoded by the coding sequence ATGCGCGCTTCCCTCCTGCTGCTGCTGTTCACGGCGAGCACCGCCCTCGCCGCGCCCCGGACGTTCCGCGTCGACTACTTCCACACCGGCAACGCCACCGAGGAGCGCTTCAGCCTGGAGCGGCTCGTGGTGGAGCCGCTGCCCTGGCCGGGCCACCCGGCGCGGGCCATCGACGAGACGAACCTGGGCAAGTACCTCTTCGAGGTGCGGGACCGGGAGACGAACCGGCTCCTGTACTCGCGCGGCTTCGCCTCCATCTTCGGCGAGTGGGAGCTGACGGACGAGGCGAAGGGGGCCCACCGCACCTTCAGCGAGTCGCTGCGCTTCCCCTCGCCGGACCGCCCCGTCCAGGTCATCCTGAAGAAGCGCGACGCCCAGAACGCCTTCCGCGAAATCTGGTCCGTGGTGGTGGATCCGAAGGACCCCTTCGTGGACCCCTCCTCGCCGCCCGCGCCGGGCCCGCTGCTCAAGCTGCTGGAGAACGGGCCGTCGCAGGACAAGGTGGACTTCCTCATCCTGGGGGACGGCTACACGGAGGCCGAGCGCCCCAAGTTCGAGAAGGACGCGCGCAAGCTGGTGGACATCCTCTTCAGCTACTCCCCGTTCAAGGAGCGCAAGGCGGACTTCAACGTCTGGGGGCTGATGCCGAAGGCGGCCGAGTCCGGCATCTCGAGGCCGTCCACCGGCGTCCACCGCCGCCCGCCCCTGGGCTCCACCTACGACGCCTTCGGCGCCGAGCGCTACATCCTCACCTTCGACAACGCCGCGCTGCGCGACACCGCCGCCTTCGCGCCCTACGAGTTCGTTGAAATCCTGTCCAACGGCAACACCTACGGCGGCGGCGGCATCTTCAACCTCTTCAGCACCGTGGCCTCCGACAGCTTCTGGGCCCCCTACGTCTTCGTCCACGAGTTCGGCCACCACTTCGCGGGGCTGGCGGACGAGTACTACACCTCCGCCCCCATCTACGGCGCCGCGCCCGCGGAGCGGGTGGAGCCCTGGGAGAAGAACGTCACCGCCCTCCACGACCCCGCCCAGCTCAAGTGGAAGGACCTGGTGGCCCCCGGCACCCCGCTGCCCACGCCCTGGAACCAGGCCACCTATGACGCCCATGCCCTGCAGGTGCAGCAGCGGCGGCAGAAGATTCGCGCGGAGCGCAAGCCCGAGGCGGAGATGGACGCGCTCTTCCTGGCGCAGCGGGACTGGGAGGAGAAATTCCTGGGCACGCAGAAGGTCTCCGGGAAGGTGGGCGCCTTCGAGGGGGCGCACTACGAGGCGAAGGGCTACTTCCGGCCGCAGACGGACTGCATGATGTTCACCCGGGACCGGGTGCCCTTCTGCGCGGTGTGCCAGCGCGGCATCAGCGAGGTCATCGACCTGTACGCGGGTCCAGCGTCCACCCAGACCCGGAAGAGTCCCTGA
- a CDS encoding Ig-like domain-containing protein, giving the protein MLKRSLKRSWLPALVTTVFVTVGTGCGDECVDQFDCRDKGTPPEGQVYACVENKCELRTLNTPEVDAGTDAGTGTDAGSDAGTDAGTGTDAGTDAGTDAGTTTDAGTGPTACTPACALTESCNIETNTCTPSSVTTPPADTSAQIAAFVAAPAGVLASPLPVSGAFVTFIKPDVAGSAATEASGFFLQAEAGGPAMFVRGSASTTTVAVGDRVTLNVTEKEIISNLNVAKTVTDLTVVSQNHGVWNLDTATPAGLKVDVNAVSTFEDAGTTSVYESRIVTVSGKLAAGNNSGAAFTAFPVITTGEPSPSPLLLRVPSTVSSYLDMVSGCDVAVPTGVVWRFAAQPQVSVFAPEQLSVTGCPAPLLASAFATSLTQVKVSFSRSVDAASLTAVPTQFTFSGGLQAQSATVSGRDVLVTTSEQTAGADYTVSVANSVKDTVGSAITTPNSASFKGFRTGAVLRITEVQPSAANNLDLVELQVVTAGTTAGLQLLQDVNSAVTLATLPDVAVAVGDIIVVHIAGTGESETSAKNQFPTSTNPANYDTAWDFKGGTTGITFSSRVILVRDAQNAIQDAVPFARNSGTPPAAFPGNLQAIQAAGQWLPADCGGALCTTATTPTAAAVSADWTSLLGSNATPASNTVRRVSATDTNMAADWAVGAPSWGVANP; this is encoded by the coding sequence ATGCTGAAGCGGAGCCTGAAGCGCAGCTGGCTGCCGGCGCTCGTCACCACCGTGTTCGTCACGGTTGGCACGGGTTGCGGCGACGAGTGTGTCGATCAGTTCGACTGTCGTGACAAGGGCACGCCCCCCGAGGGGCAGGTCTACGCCTGCGTGGAGAACAAGTGCGAGCTGCGCACGCTGAACACGCCGGAAGTGGACGCGGGCACGGACGCGGGCACCGGGACGGACGCGGGCTCTGACGCCGGCACGGACGCGGGCACCGGGACGGACGCGGGCACGGATGCGGGTACGGACGCGGGCACCACGACGGACGCGGGCACGGGCCCCACGGCGTGCACCCCGGCCTGCGCGCTGACCGAGTCCTGCAACATCGAGACGAACACCTGCACGCCCTCCAGCGTCACCACGCCCCCCGCGGACACGAGCGCGCAGATCGCCGCGTTCGTCGCGGCCCCGGCGGGCGTGCTGGCCTCGCCGCTGCCGGTCAGCGGCGCGTTCGTGACCTTCATCAAGCCCGACGTGGCGGGCAGCGCGGCCACGGAGGCCTCCGGCTTCTTCCTGCAGGCCGAGGCCGGCGGGCCGGCGATGTTCGTGCGCGGCTCCGCGTCCACCACGACGGTGGCCGTGGGTGACCGCGTGACGCTGAACGTCACGGAGAAGGAGATCATCAGCAACCTCAACGTGGCGAAGACCGTCACGGACCTGACCGTGGTGAGCCAGAACCACGGCGTGTGGAACCTGGACACCGCGACGCCCGCGGGCCTCAAGGTGGACGTGAACGCGGTCAGCACCTTCGAGGACGCCGGCACGACCAGCGTCTACGAGAGCCGCATCGTCACCGTGTCCGGCAAGCTGGCGGCGGGCAACAACAGCGGCGCGGCCTTCACCGCCTTCCCGGTCATCACCACGGGTGAGCCGTCCCCCAGCCCCCTGCTCCTGCGCGTGCCCTCCACCGTGTCCTCCTACCTGGACATGGTCTCGGGCTGCGACGTGGCGGTGCCCACCGGCGTCGTCTGGCGCTTCGCCGCCCAGCCCCAGGTGTCCGTGTTCGCGCCGGAGCAGCTCTCCGTCACCGGGTGCCCTGCCCCGCTGCTGGCGAGCGCCTTCGCGACGTCGCTCACGCAGGTCAAGGTCTCCTTCAGCCGTTCGGTGGACGCGGCCAGCCTCACCGCGGTGCCGACGCAGTTCACGTTCAGCGGTGGCCTCCAGGCGCAGAGCGCGACGGTCAGCGGCAGGGACGTCCTGGTGACCACCAGCGAGCAGACCGCGGGGGCGGACTACACGGTGTCCGTCGCCAACTCCGTGAAGGACACGGTGGGTAGCGCAATCACCACCCCGAACTCGGCGAGCTTCAAGGGCTTCCGCACGGGCGCCGTGCTGCGCATCACCGAGGTGCAGCCCAGCGCGGCGAACAACCTGGACCTCGTGGAGCTGCAGGTCGTCACCGCCGGCACGACGGCGGGCCTCCAGCTGCTGCAGGACGTGAACTCCGCCGTGACCCTGGCCACCCTCCCGGACGTGGCCGTGGCCGTGGGCGACATCATCGTGGTCCACATCGCCGGCACGGGCGAGAGCGAGACCAGCGCGAAGAACCAGTTCCCCACCAGCACCAACCCGGCCAACTACGACACCGCCTGGGACTTCAAGGGCGGGACGACGGGCATCACCTTCTCCAGCCGCGTCATCCTGGTGCGTGACGCGCAGAACGCCATCCAGGACGCGGTGCCGTTCGCGCGCAACTCGGGCACGCCGCCCGCGGCCTTCCCGGGCAACCTCCAGGCCATCCAGGCCGCCGGTCAGTGGCTGCCCGCGGACTGCGGCGGCGCGCTGTGCACGACGGCCACCACCCCCACCGCGGCGGCCGTCTCCGCGGACTGGACCAGCCTGCTGGGGTCCAACGCGACGCCGGCCAGCAACACCGTCCGTCGCGTCAGCGCCACGGACACGAACATGGCCGCCGACTGGGCCGTGGGTGCTCCGTCGTGGGGCGTCGCGAATCCGTAG
- a CDS encoding diacylglycerol/lipid kinase family protein — translation MNIAVLVNLRARKGTEGMGGLVRDLLPRARVALTRSLEEAREWVDQLRHDPPSLLLAGGGDGTITGLLNELRSQGVALPAIGVLPLGTGNAWARVTGAPRPQVALKQIAAYGERLPPLRPFSLVRVEGRVAPFAGTGWDAEMIQDFKNQLAAAGPLKKSQSGLRGYLGAMFTRTVPRHLFGEGNPNVSVYNLGASALTVDATGAVRPVPNGGAGQLLYQGPAGVAGAATTPEWGFGFKAFPFAQAVPHRLSVRVYGAGVMEATRNMFRLWRGEHPMPRMHDFFVERLRMDFDRDVPFQMGGDVLGMRRSLEFDLAEENVQLVDWRRLGRLVAV, via the coding sequence ATGAACATCGCCGTCCTCGTCAATCTGCGTGCGCGTAAAGGGACCGAAGGGATGGGCGGGCTCGTCAGAGACCTGCTCCCCCGGGCCCGGGTGGCCCTGACCCGTTCCCTGGAAGAGGCGCGGGAGTGGGTGGACCAGCTCCGCCATGACCCGCCCAGCCTGCTGCTGGCGGGCGGGGGCGACGGCACCATCACGGGCCTGCTCAACGAGCTGCGCTCCCAGGGCGTGGCCCTGCCGGCCATTGGCGTGCTGCCTTTGGGCACGGGCAACGCCTGGGCCCGCGTCACCGGCGCGCCGCGCCCCCAGGTGGCCCTGAAGCAGATCGCCGCGTACGGCGAGCGCCTGCCGCCCCTGCGTCCCTTCTCCCTGGTGCGGGTGGAGGGCCGGGTGGCGCCCTTCGCGGGCACGGGCTGGGACGCGGAGATGATCCAGGACTTCAAGAACCAGCTCGCCGCCGCGGGGCCGCTGAAGAAGTCGCAGTCCGGTCTGCGCGGCTACCTGGGCGCCATGTTCACGCGCACGGTGCCGCGCCACCTGTTCGGCGAGGGCAACCCGAACGTCTCCGTCTACAACCTGGGCGCGTCCGCGCTGACCGTCGACGCGACCGGCGCGGTGCGGCCGGTGCCCAACGGCGGCGCGGGGCAGCTCTTGTACCAGGGCCCCGCGGGCGTGGCGGGCGCGGCGACGACGCCGGAGTGGGGCTTCGGCTTCAAGGCGTTCCCGTTCGCGCAGGCGGTGCCGCACCGGCTGTCGGTGCGCGTGTACGGCGCGGGCGTGATGGAGGCCACGCGCAACATGTTCCGCCTGTGGCGCGGCGAGCACCCCATGCCGCGCATGCACGACTTCTTCGTGGAGCGCCTGCGGATGGACTTCGACCGCGACGTGCCCTTCCAGATGGGCGGCGACGTGCTGGGCATGCGCCGCTCGCTGGAGTTCGACCTGGCGGAGGAGAACGTCCAACTGGTCGACTGGCGACGGCTGGGCCGGCTCGTCGCGGTCTGA
- a CDS encoding type 1 glutamine amidotransferase domain-containing protein, whose translation MQEQGSQAKVSSQKRVLMVVANPAVSTTLGGPVGFWASELVHPYMEMTEVGYAVELASPQGGRVTPDALSDPRDPSGYSAHDLLSLGFLHSPRHAALLETTRKLSDARVEDYDAILVCGGQSPMFTFREDRALQGLLRGFLEAGKVTAALCHGTAALLDVRLSDGRPLLEGRTMTGFANVEEDAADQMVGRKVMPFRIEDVARERGANFVRAGAWKPFAVRDGQLITGQQQNSGRETARLVIQALGH comes from the coding sequence ATGCAAGAGCAGGGTTCCCAGGCGAAGGTGTCCTCCCAGAAGCGGGTGTTGATGGTCGTGGCCAACCCCGCTGTCTCCACCACGCTGGGAGGGCCGGTGGGCTTCTGGGCGTCGGAGTTGGTGCACCCGTACATGGAGATGACGGAGGTCGGCTACGCGGTGGAGCTGGCCAGTCCCCAGGGCGGCCGGGTGACGCCCGACGCGCTGAGCGACCCGCGCGACCCCAGCGGCTACTCCGCGCACGACCTCCTCAGCCTGGGCTTTCTTCACAGCCCCCGGCACGCGGCCCTGCTGGAGACGACGCGCAAGCTGTCCGACGCGCGGGTGGAGGACTACGACGCCATCCTCGTCTGCGGAGGGCAGTCCCCCATGTTCACCTTCCGCGAGGACCGCGCGCTGCAGGGGCTGCTGCGCGGCTTCCTGGAGGCCGGCAAGGTCACCGCCGCGCTCTGCCACGGCACGGCGGCGCTGCTGGACGTGAGGCTGTCGGATGGACGGCCGCTGCTGGAGGGCCGGACGATGACGGGCTTCGCCAACGTGGAGGAGGATGCGGCCGACCAGATGGTGGGGCGCAAGGTGATGCCCTTCCGCATCGAGGACGTCGCTCGCGAGCGGGGCGCCAACTTCGTGCGCGCGGGGGCCTGGAAGCCGTTCGCCGTGCGCGACGGCCAGCTCATCACCGGGCAGCAGCAGAATTCGGGGCGGGAGACGGCGCGGCTCGTCATCCAGGCCCTGGGACACTGA
- a CDS encoding PEGA domain-containing protein, with product MPFRPKPSAFALLLCLLCATAPEAAPHRLVVSSGDCRDAELSGQSKAFYDALRARPEQRVLGVPEFAERLFPASSRSFEDLQRQLDAAQDQFYEGRNARASQLLDDALRDIRRLPPGEPRWKLFAHAQLLHGLNQRAQGKTKDSDAAFLQVLRLQPKYQLDPDQYAPSIRQAFEKLRRDLARTPKVKLSLKSTLPASDVYLEGLGVGQTPLTLELPAGAYELSMVKGDAVSFPRQVQAQGADTPLLVDLAYEGSVTAAPFPCLSAADGNEERTWSHAVRLGGTLGVEEVIVVRLERASSGPKWFAATVLNVEGGQKLREGGFKTQGLDAPGEALSALVDFVTTGRSPSNLVVMNSANGKAPWDAGSTRGTAASSGTGAELTAPNLLSETDVSGAAASPRTGLRTASYVAVGAGVAALGGAGVVRLLAQKDLNGLEDRRAANGGQLVSTDARAVALRDSLVGKSHLMTGLLVGGGAAVVTGAVLFLVSSPAKAPPVTLGVAADGTGAAASVSGSF from the coding sequence ATGCCCTTCCGACCGAAGCCGTCCGCGTTCGCGCTGCTGCTGTGCCTGCTGTGCGCCACCGCCCCGGAGGCCGCTCCCCACCGGCTGGTGGTCTCCAGCGGTGACTGCCGGGACGCGGAGCTGAGCGGCCAGTCCAAGGCGTTCTACGACGCCCTGCGCGCCCGCCCCGAGCAGCGCGTGCTGGGCGTCCCCGAGTTCGCCGAGCGCCTCTTCCCCGCGTCCTCGCGCTCCTTCGAGGACCTGCAGCGCCAGCTGGACGCCGCGCAGGACCAGTTCTACGAGGGCCGCAACGCCCGCGCGTCCCAGCTCCTGGACGACGCCCTGCGCGACATCCGCCGCCTGCCGCCGGGCGAGCCGCGCTGGAAGCTCTTCGCCCACGCGCAGCTGCTCCACGGCCTCAACCAGCGGGCGCAGGGGAAGACGAAGGACAGCGACGCGGCCTTCCTCCAGGTGCTGCGCCTCCAGCCGAAGTACCAGCTGGACCCGGACCAGTACGCCCCCTCCATCCGGCAGGCCTTCGAGAAGCTGCGCCGCGACCTGGCCCGGACGCCCAAGGTGAAGCTGTCCTTGAAGTCCACGCTGCCCGCGTCGGACGTGTACCTGGAGGGGCTGGGCGTGGGGCAGACGCCGCTCACGCTGGAGCTGCCCGCCGGGGCGTACGAGCTGTCCATGGTGAAGGGGGACGCGGTGAGCTTCCCCCGCCAGGTGCAGGCGCAGGGGGCGGACACGCCGCTGCTGGTGGACCTGGCCTATGAGGGGTCGGTGACGGCCGCGCCCTTCCCGTGCCTGTCCGCCGCGGACGGCAACGAGGAGCGCACCTGGAGCCACGCGGTGCGCCTGGGCGGCACGCTGGGCGTGGAGGAGGTCATCGTCGTGCGGCTGGAGCGCGCGAGCAGCGGGCCCAAGTGGTTCGCCGCCACGGTGCTCAACGTCGAGGGCGGACAGAAGCTGCGCGAGGGCGGCTTCAAGACGCAGGGCCTGGACGCGCCCGGGGAGGCGCTCTCCGCGCTGGTGGACTTCGTCACCACGGGACGCTCGCCCTCCAACCTCGTGGTGATGAACAGCGCCAACGGCAAGGCGCCCTGGGACGCGGGGAGCACCCGGGGCACGGCGGCCTCCTCCGGCACGGGCGCGGAGCTCACCGCCCCCAACCTGCTGTCGGAAACGGACGTGTCCGGCGCCGCGGCCTCCCCCCGGACGGGCCTGCGCACGGCGTCGTACGTGGCGGTGGGCGCGGGCGTGGCGGCGCTGGGCGGCGCGGGCGTGGTGCGGCTGCTGGCCCAGAAGGACCTGAACGGGCTGGAGGACCGCCGCGCGGCCAACGGCGGCCAGCTCGTCAGCACGGACGCGCGAGCCGTGGCGCTGCGCGACTCGCTCGTGGGCAAGAGCCACCTGATGACGGGGCTGCTCGTGGGCGGAGGCGCGGCGGTCGTCACCGGGGCGGTGCTCTTCCTCGTGTCCTCGCCCGCGAAGGCCCCGCCCGTGACGCTGGGGGTGGCGGCGGACGGCACGGGCGCGGCGGCGAGCGTGTCCGGATCGTTCTGA
- a CDS encoding SDR family NAD(P)-dependent oxidoreductase, translated as MDRIWKKKVIVITGASSGIGRATALLLAKKGAHVVLAARREDPLEELAAECESHGVQALVVPTDVADAGAVKKLAEAAVGAFGHFDGWVNNAGVYMLGSLEETPDEAFRQLMETNFFGTVSGARAALAQFRRQGYGTLVNVSSTFGTVPAPYLSAYVASKFAVRGFSASLRQELLETGIDVCTVMPAAIDTPLWRHTANYTGWRIRPVEPVYTPERVARTILRVLRHPQDEVIVGPAGKSFAAMHGLLPRTFERTMKSGTDVLHFKDERQGPTPGNIFQPMAEGDTASGGYHGTGKTWLRRLLVAGGLAAAAVTLRRRAAERHLEARLAHALGA; from the coding sequence ATGGATCGCATCTGGAAGAAGAAGGTCATCGTCATCACGGGCGCCTCCAGCGGCATCGGCCGGGCCACGGCGTTGCTGCTGGCGAAGAAGGGCGCCCACGTGGTCCTCGCCGCACGGAGGGAGGACCCGCTGGAGGAGCTGGCGGCCGAGTGCGAGTCCCACGGCGTCCAGGCCCTGGTGGTGCCCACGGACGTGGCGGACGCCGGAGCCGTGAAGAAGCTGGCGGAGGCGGCGGTGGGCGCCTTCGGCCACTTCGACGGCTGGGTGAACAACGCGGGCGTCTACATGCTGGGCAGCCTGGAGGAGACGCCGGACGAGGCGTTCCGCCAGCTCATGGAGACCAACTTCTTTGGCACCGTGAGCGGCGCGCGGGCGGCGCTGGCGCAGTTCCGGCGCCAGGGCTACGGGACGCTCGTCAACGTGTCCTCCACCTTTGGCACCGTGCCCGCGCCGTACCTGAGCGCCTACGTGGCCTCCAAGTTCGCGGTGCGCGGCTTCTCCGCGTCGCTGCGCCAGGAGCTGCTGGAGACGGGCATCGACGTGTGCACGGTGATGCCCGCCGCCATCGACACGCCCCTGTGGCGCCACACCGCCAACTACACCGGCTGGCGCATCCGCCCGGTGGAGCCCGTCTACACGCCGGAGCGCGTGGCCCGCACCATCCTCCGCGTGCTGCGCCACCCGCAGGACGAGGTGATTGTCGGCCCCGCCGGGAAGAGCTTCGCGGCGATGCACGGCCTGCTCCCCCGCACGTTCGAGCGCACCATGAAGTCCGGCACGGACGTGCTGCACTTCAAGGACGAGCGACAGGGGCCCACGCCCGGCAACATCTTCCAGCCCATGGCGGAGGGGGACACGGCGTCGGGTGGTTACCACGGCACCGGAAAAACATGGCTGCGGCGGTTGCTGGTGGCCGGTGGGCTGGCCGCCGCGGCGGTGACGCTGCGCCGGCGTGCGGCCGAGCGTCACCTGGAGGCGCGGCTCGCCCACGCCCTGGGGGCGTGA
- a CDS encoding NADPH-dependent F420 reductase — translation MADVKIAIIGVGNVGGNLGVRLARSGFPVRFGVRPGADVKALLERCGGQAQAGSVRDVAAWADVVFFAVPSTAAVAAARDAGDLTGKVAVDCNNPVLFDASGPTVVPVPEGSLTAALAKAVPGARWVKAFNTFGAEFHGDPALSGMAVDVQLAGDDAAAKDTVAAIAKQAGFQPVDCGPLRNASLLEHLAVLWIHLAVKGGQGRQVAFKLLPRSAS, via the coding sequence ATGGCGGACGTGAAGATTGCAATCATTGGCGTGGGCAACGTGGGCGGGAACCTGGGCGTGCGGCTGGCGCGGAGCGGGTTCCCGGTGCGCTTCGGGGTCCGGCCCGGCGCGGACGTGAAGGCCCTGCTGGAGCGGTGCGGTGGCCAGGCCCAGGCGGGCAGCGTGCGGGACGTGGCGGCCTGGGCGGACGTGGTGTTCTTCGCGGTGCCCTCCACGGCCGCCGTCGCCGCCGCGCGGGACGCGGGGGACCTGACGGGCAAGGTGGCCGTGGACTGCAACAACCCGGTGCTCTTCGACGCGAGCGGCCCCACCGTGGTCCCGGTCCCCGAGGGCTCCCTCACCGCGGCGCTGGCGAAGGCGGTCCCGGGCGCGCGCTGGGTGAAGGCGTTCAACACCTTTGGCGCGGAGTTCCACGGCGACCCGGCGCTGTCGGGCATGGCGGTGGACGTGCAGCTGGCCGGTGACGACGCGGCGGCGAAGGACACCGTGGCCGCCATCGCGAAGCAGGCGGGCTTCCAGCCCGTGGACTGCGGCCCGCTGCGCAACGCGAGCCTGCTGGAGCACCTGGCCGTGCTGTGGATCCACCTGGCGGTGAAGGGCGGCCAGGGGCGGCAGGTGGCCTTCAAGCTGCTGCCGCGCTCGGCGTCCTGA